From a single Cetobacterium somerae ATCC BAA-474 genomic region:
- a CDS encoding helix-turn-helix transcriptional regulator: protein MSSEIEVIKNSFYELFRVNYKDVKGKRRYFKDLENLSGTVIRICTKGKGLYYYNSEEYVFFEEGDLIICNEFYFNSILVLTKECKLDVFRIKDCSLLETLNNKIKKKEYRRIKIYNLKKVLFEIEKALKIEDKELTFFKLLLDVIFYLGERKNNIGFNYLNDKNFMDILIYIDSNIDRRITVSDVEKEFKTYNKVLKEQFKKYLGIFPSEYILNQKLTKAAILLKTTDYKISYISDILSFSSPSAFTLIFKRKFKESPSNYRRK from the coding sequence ATGTCTAGCGAGATAGAGGTTATAAAGAATAGTTTTTATGAACTGTTTAGAGTTAATTATAAGGATGTTAAAGGAAAAAGAAGATATTTTAAAGATTTAGAAAATTTAAGTGGTACAGTTATTAGAATTTGTACAAAAGGGAAAGGTTTATATTACTATAACTCAGAGGAGTATGTATTTTTTGAAGAGGGAGATTTGATAATTTGCAATGAATTTTACTTTAATAGTATCTTAGTTTTAACAAAAGAGTGTAAATTAGATGTTTTTAGAATAAAGGATTGTTCTTTATTAGAAACATTAAATAATAAGATAAAAAAGAAAGAGTATCGAAGAATAAAGATTTATAATCTAAAAAAAGTGCTGTTTGAAATAGAAAAAGCTTTAAAAATAGAGGATAAAGAACTTACTTTTTTTAAGTTATTATTAGATGTGATTTTTTACCTAGGAGAAAGAAAAAATAATATTGGATTTAATTATTTAAACGATAAAAATTTTATGGATATACTTATATATATAGATTCTAATATTGACAGAAGAATAACTGTTAGTGATGTAGAGAAGGAGTTTAAAACATATAATAAAGTATTGAAAGAGCAATTTAAAAAGTACTTAGGTATTTTTCCATCAGAATATATACTAAATCAAAAGTTGACTAAAGCAGCAATATTATTAAAAACTACAGATTATAAAATTAGCTATATATCTGATATTTTATCTTTTTCATCGCCAAGTGCATTTACTCTAATTTTTAAAAGAAAATTTAAAGAGTCTCCATCAAATTATAGAAGAAAATAA
- a CDS encoding DnaJ C-terminal domain-containing protein, with the protein MALKEDFYKILEVNKNASEAEIKKAYRKQARKYHPDKFSSSTEAEKATAEKKFKEVNEAYQILSDPEKRTQYDNFGHAAFEQGGPSSSQGYGQYGGGQNYQDFNFGNFNFNFNEFGGGGGDEDLGDIFGSFFGGRGARKRGPQPGGDLSMEIEISLEESAKGGEKTIRYARTGKNGTPEEVEKKFKIPAGIADGQKLKLAKFGNASTSGGPHGDLYIHIKIKPDDLFIRDGYDVICKVPVSYYAAALGGEVEVPTLSGNKKIKIPAGTQSGKRFALREYGIFNPKTKKKGTHYAEITIEVPVDLDEEQKNLLKEFDEKLKDKNRKIKTSFIEKVKKFFKL; encoded by the coding sequence ATGGCTCTAAAAGAGGATTTTTATAAGATTTTAGAAGTTAATAAAAATGCCAGTGAGGCTGAGATAAAAAAGGCTTATAGAAAACAAGCTCGAAAATATCACCCTGACAAATTTAGTTCTTCAACTGAAGCTGAAAAAGCTACTGCTGAAAAAAAGTTTAAAGAGGTTAATGAAGCTTATCAAATACTTTCTGATCCAGAAAAAAGAACTCAATACGATAACTTCGGTCACGCTGCTTTTGAACAAGGTGGACCTAGTAGTTCTCAAGGTTATGGTCAATATGGTGGTGGACAAAACTATCAAGATTTTAACTTTGGTAATTTCAACTTTAACTTCAACGAGTTTGGTGGCGGTGGAGGTGACGAAGATTTAGGAGATATCTTTGGATCTTTCTTTGGTGGTAGAGGAGCTCGAAAAAGAGGACCTCAACCTGGAGGTGATCTCTCTATGGAGATTGAAATCTCTTTAGAAGAATCAGCTAAAGGTGGAGAAAAAACTATTCGTTACGCTCGTACTGGAAAAAATGGAACTCCTGAAGAGGTGGAGAAAAAATTTAAAATTCCTGCTGGTATAGCAGATGGACAAAAGTTAAAGTTAGCTAAATTTGGTAATGCTAGTACAAGTGGAGGGCCACATGGTGACCTTTACATACACATAAAAATTAAACCTGATGATCTTTTCATAAGAGATGGATATGATGTTATCTGCAAAGTTCCCGTTAGTTACTACGCTGCAGCTCTAGGTGGAGAAGTAGAAGTTCCAACTTTAAGTGGAAATAAAAAAATTAAAATTCCTGCAGGAACTCAAAGTGGAAAACGTTTTGCTTTAAGAGAGTATGGAATTTTTAATCCTAAAACTAAGAAAAAAGGAACTCACTATGCTGAGATAACAATTGAAGTTCCTGTTGATTTAGATGAGGAACAAAAAAATCTACTTAAAGAGTTTGATGAAAAACTAAAAGATAAAAATAGAAAAATTAAAACTAGCTTTATAGAAAAAGTTAAAAAGTTTTTTAAACTATAA